A single region of the Gadus morhua chromosome 5, gadMor3.0, whole genome shotgun sequence genome encodes:
- the ldlrap1b gene encoding low density lipoprotein receptor adapter protein 1b isoform X1 — translation MDALKSAGRAIIRSPSIAKQSWGVGRHKKLPENWTDTRETLLEGMVFQLKYLGVTMVEQPKGEELSASAVKRIVATAKASGKKLQKVTLKVSPRGIILYDSASTQLIENISIYRISYCTADKMHDKVFAYIVQSQQNETLQCHAYLCTKRKVAQAVTLTVAQAFRVAFEFWQAAKEEKEKRVKSGSDGEGVGNSQSESLASLASLKGGEVATGELLDLADGAKGVLAHSGIIQGEPDPFLAHRRAMENNNTVWELEDGLDEAFSRLAESRTNPQVLDIGVNPQDIHTEECLSLSQWDQAEAEPPEQKDTCSF, via the exons agCTTCCAGAGAACTGGACGGACACGAGGGAGACCCTTCTGGAGGGCATGGTGTTCCAGCTCAAGTACCTGGGGGTCACCATGGTGGAGCAGCCCAAGGGGGAGGAGCTGTCGGCCTCCGCCGTCAAGCGCATCGTGGCGACG GCAAAAGCGAGTGGGAAGAAACTCCAGAAAGTCACACTCAAAGTCTCCCCGCGGGGAATCATCCTATATGACAGTGCCTCAACCCAGCTGATCGAAAACATATCCATATACAG AATATCATACTGCACAGCAGACAAGATGCACGACAAAGTGTTCGCCTACATCGTCCAGAGCCAACAGAACGAGACGCTACAGTGTCATGCCTACCTCTGCACAAAGAGGAAAGTG GCTCAGGCGGTGACGCTCACAGTGGCCCaggctttccgggtggcgtttGAGTTCTGGCAGGCTGCCAAGGAAG AGAAGGAAAAGAGGGTGAAGTCTGGCTCGGACGGGGAGGGCGTAGGAAACTCCCAGTCGGAGAGCTTGGCCAGCCTGGCCAGTCTGAAGGGAGGAG AAGTGGCCACAGGGGAACTGCTGGACCTGGCTGACGGAGCCAAAGGGGTGCTGGCCCACTCTGGGATCATCCAGGGAGAGCCAGACCCCTTTCTGGCACACAGGCGCGCAATGGAGAACAACAATACTGTATGG gagctggaggacgGACTGGATGAGGCGTTCTCAAG GCTCGCTGAGTCTCGCACTAACCCCCAGGTCCTGGACATTGGGGTAAATCCTCAGGACATCCACACTGAAGAGTGCCTGTCCCTCAGCCAATGGGACCAAGCAGAAGCAGAACCCCCCGAACAAAAGGACACTTGCAGCTTCTGA
- the ldlrap1b gene encoding low density lipoprotein receptor adapter protein 1b isoform X2: protein MDALKSAGRAIIRSPSIAKQSWGVGRHKKLPENWTDTRETLLEGMVFQLKYLGVTMVEQPKGEELSASAVKRIVATAKASGKKLQKVTLKVSPRGIILYDSASTQLIENISIYRISYCTADKMHDKVFAYIVQSQQNETLQCHAYLCTKRKVAQAVTLTVAQAFRVAFEFWQAAKEEKEKRVKSGSDGEGVGNSQSESLASLASLKGGEVATGELLDLADGAKGVLAHSGIIQGEPDPFLAHRRAMENNNTVWELEDGLDEAFSSRSLDSFDSYSGSLSLALTPRSWTLG from the exons agCTTCCAGAGAACTGGACGGACACGAGGGAGACCCTTCTGGAGGGCATGGTGTTCCAGCTCAAGTACCTGGGGGTCACCATGGTGGAGCAGCCCAAGGGGGAGGAGCTGTCGGCCTCCGCCGTCAAGCGCATCGTGGCGACG GCAAAAGCGAGTGGGAAGAAACTCCAGAAAGTCACACTCAAAGTCTCCCCGCGGGGAATCATCCTATATGACAGTGCCTCAACCCAGCTGATCGAAAACATATCCATATACAG AATATCATACTGCACAGCAGACAAGATGCACGACAAAGTGTTCGCCTACATCGTCCAGAGCCAACAGAACGAGACGCTACAGTGTCATGCCTACCTCTGCACAAAGAGGAAAGTG GCTCAGGCGGTGACGCTCACAGTGGCCCaggctttccgggtggcgtttGAGTTCTGGCAGGCTGCCAAGGAAG AGAAGGAAAAGAGGGTGAAGTCTGGCTCGGACGGGGAGGGCGTAGGAAACTCCCAGTCGGAGAGCTTGGCCAGCCTGGCCAGTCTGAAGGGAGGAG AAGTGGCCACAGGGGAACTGCTGGACCTGGCTGACGGAGCCAAAGGGGTGCTGGCCCACTCTGGGATCATCCAGGGAGAGCCAGACCCCTTTCTGGCACACAGGCGCGCAATGGAGAACAACAATACTGTATGG gagctggaggacgGACTGGATGAGGCGTTCTCAAG CCGCAGTCTGGATAGTTTTGATTCCTACTCAG GCTCGCTGAGTCTCGCACTAACCCCCAGGTCCTGGACATTGGGGTAA
- the kop gene encoding S100P-binding protein isoform X2 has translation MKKAQEGSLARFRDSPSPFPEMVKKNITLKRRLDDSCLDDSIETPAKKPCIPSTASPDLGLGCDSFNVDTPEIVFQQVPLKRQRAIRRLTEHGLTGLKAHLNLSSSSETSDGTPPIDVVSKTNSRPSSYTVNRGNVFDFHIDNILCLSPITCDAGQATGAAANYVKGCLCHRSHGPPALNAPAGQQRGAGVREEEPSANRSEGKRTSNGAAAAVQVNGGQLSHGPLTFLREVGGSSQPLLEPLKLRQVHAASLEENQDVRAGLGTNSAPSAPSRAVVEALDVKVEMVCDAPLFESTICESAALEETHTAENSFEDSLPLKVQVKSLVVVKNRHASRETAQALRRRPMPFHSEWDWNQKKRLYMESIDTHTQENSYQGTAVTEMLHLRSALGEKLGPQWQHPSDLTTRNHQKRFGNSQGPRMSLAEWKAQSSRTHQGFSMVPQIFQRGPIR, from the exons ATGAAGAAGGCCCAAGAGGGCAGCCTGGCTCGTTTTAGGGACAGCCCCAGTCCTTTCCCAGAAATGGTGAAGAAGAACATTACACTTAAACGGAGGTTGGATGATTCGTGTCTGGACGACTCAATCGAGACACCAGCAAAAAAGCCCTGCATCCCAAGTACCGCCTCGCCAGATCTTGGTCTTGGTTGCGATTCATTCAATGTGGACACCCCAGAAATTGTTTTCCAGCAAGTGCCATTAAAGAGACAAAGGGCCATTAGAAGACTAACTGAGCATGGTCTTACTGGTTTAAAGGCTCATTTGAATTTATCGTCATCTTCTGAGACCTCAGATGGGACTCCACCAATTGATGTTGTCTCAAAGACAAACAGCCGTCCGTCATCATACACCGTGAACCGTGGCAATGTGTTTGACTTCCATATTGACAACATCTTGTGTCTGAGCCCTATCACCTGCGACGCAGGACAAGCCACCGGCGCGGCGGCCAATTATGTCAAGGGCTGCCTGTGTCACAGGAGCCACGGCCCGCCGGCTCTGAATGCACCAGCAGGGCAACAGAGAGGAgcgggagtgagggaggaagagccCAGTGCAAACAGGAGTGAAGGGAAGAGGACAAGCAATGGTGCCGCGGCTGCTGTACAAGTTAATGGTGGTCAGCTCTCTCACGGCCCCCTTACATTCCTGAGGGAGGTAGGTGGCTCCTCTCAGCCTCTGTTGGAGCCCCTCAAACTCCGCCAGGTCCACGCAGCCTCCCTTGAGGAGAACCAGGATGTGAGAGCGGGGTTGGGTACCAACAGTGCTCCATCGGCTCCCAGTCGTGCTGTTGTAGAAGCCTTGGATGTCAAGGTCGAGATGGTCTGCGATGCGCCACTGTTTGAGTCGACCATATGTGAGAGTGCGGCCCTTGAAGAGACGCACACGGCGGAGAACAGCTTTGAGGACTCCTTGCCACTCAAAGTACAG GTGAAATCCTTGGTGGTGGTGAAGAACAGACATGCCTCCCGGGAAACCGCCCAAGCACTAAGGagaag GCCAATGCCTTTCCATAGTGAATGGGATTGGAACCAAAAAAAGCGTCTGTACATGGAGtccatcgacacacacacccaggagaATTCTTATCAAG GTACCGCCGTGACCGAGATGCTGCACCTGAGGAGCGCTTTGGGTGAGAAGCTAGGCCCACAGTGGCAACATCCATCGGATCTCACCACAAg AAACCATCAAAAACGGTTTGGGAACAGCCAGGGACCTCGGATGTCTCTGGCTGAATGGAAGGCCCAGAGCTCCAGAACCCACCAGGGCTTCTCCATGGTCCCACAGATATTTCAGAGGGGTCCAATCCGCTGA
- the kop gene encoding S100P-binding protein isoform X1, translating to MKKAQEGSLARFRDSPSPFPEMVKKNITLKRRLDDSCLDDSIETPAKKPCIPSTASPDLGLGCDSFNVDTPEIVFQQVPLKRQRAIRRLTEHGLTGLKAHLNLSSSSETSDGTPPIDVVSKTNSRPSSYTVNRGNVFDFHIDNILCLSPITCDAGQATGAAANYVKGCLCHRSHGPPALNAPAGQQRGAGVREEEPSANRSEGKRTSNGAAAAVQVNGGQLSHGPLTFLREVGGSSQPLLEPLKLRQVHAASLEENQDVRAGLGTNSAPSAPSRAVVEALDVKVEMVCDAPLFESTICESAALEETHTAENSFEDSLPLKVQVKSLVVVKNRHASRETAQALRRRPMPFHSEWDWNQKKRLYMESIDTHTQENSYQGNNKSRTAVTEMLHLRSALGEKLGPQWQHPSDLTTRNHQKRFGNSQGPRMSLAEWKAQSSRTHQGFSMVPQIFQRGPIR from the exons ATGAAGAAGGCCCAAGAGGGCAGCCTGGCTCGTTTTAGGGACAGCCCCAGTCCTTTCCCAGAAATGGTGAAGAAGAACATTACACTTAAACGGAGGTTGGATGATTCGTGTCTGGACGACTCAATCGAGACACCAGCAAAAAAGCCCTGCATCCCAAGTACCGCCTCGCCAGATCTTGGTCTTGGTTGCGATTCATTCAATGTGGACACCCCAGAAATTGTTTTCCAGCAAGTGCCATTAAAGAGACAAAGGGCCATTAGAAGACTAACTGAGCATGGTCTTACTGGTTTAAAGGCTCATTTGAATTTATCGTCATCTTCTGAGACCTCAGATGGGACTCCACCAATTGATGTTGTCTCAAAGACAAACAGCCGTCCGTCATCATACACCGTGAACCGTGGCAATGTGTTTGACTTCCATATTGACAACATCTTGTGTCTGAGCCCTATCACCTGCGACGCAGGACAAGCCACCGGCGCGGCGGCCAATTATGTCAAGGGCTGCCTGTGTCACAGGAGCCACGGCCCGCCGGCTCTGAATGCACCAGCAGGGCAACAGAGAGGAgcgggagtgagggaggaagagccCAGTGCAAACAGGAGTGAAGGGAAGAGGACAAGCAATGGTGCCGCGGCTGCTGTACAAGTTAATGGTGGTCAGCTCTCTCACGGCCCCCTTACATTCCTGAGGGAGGTAGGTGGCTCCTCTCAGCCTCTGTTGGAGCCCCTCAAACTCCGCCAGGTCCACGCAGCCTCCCTTGAGGAGAACCAGGATGTGAGAGCGGGGTTGGGTACCAACAGTGCTCCATCGGCTCCCAGTCGTGCTGTTGTAGAAGCCTTGGATGTCAAGGTCGAGATGGTCTGCGATGCGCCACTGTTTGAGTCGACCATATGTGAGAGTGCGGCCCTTGAAGAGACGCACACGGCGGAGAACAGCTTTGAGGACTCCTTGCCACTCAAAGTACAG GTGAAATCCTTGGTGGTGGTGAAGAACAGACATGCCTCCCGGGAAACCGCCCAAGCACTAAGGagaag GCCAATGCCTTTCCATAGTGAATGGGATTGGAACCAAAAAAAGCGTCTGTACATGGAGtccatcgacacacacacccaggagaATTCTTATCAAGGTAACAACAAGTCTC GTACCGCCGTGACCGAGATGCTGCACCTGAGGAGCGCTTTGGGTGAGAAGCTAGGCCCACAGTGGCAACATCCATCGGATCTCACCACAAg AAACCATCAAAAACGGTTTGGGAACAGCCAGGGACCTCGGATGTCTCTGGCTGAATGGAAGGCCCAGAGCTCCAGAACCCACCAGGGCTTCTCCATGGTCCCACAGATATTTCAGAGGGGTCCAATCCGCTGA